TGCAATCTTACCCATGTCTCTAAATTATAAGTCCCGCAATTATTAGCAAACCAACTAAATCAATTTAGATGATCATGCAACAAATTTGAACTATCATGTTCTCGGCCTTTAAAAGAAGGATGTAAGTTGGTAACTCATCGCAATCTTAGCTGTTTTTGTCAGCGATTGCTTGTTGTTAACTGAGTACTTATGTTGCAATTTAAGGGtctgtttgataactatttagtttttagtttttaattttactttttgcGCTTGAGATATGAGGAAAAGTAAGAAAGGTGGTGGAAGGAAGGGGAAGAAATAAAGAAGAgtgaatgaaaacaaaatattggaAGTGAAAACAACTTAAATACTTACCATTTGATGACAATTTTGTTCAGTATtaattttttcagatttttgctTGAGATATAGGaagtgtgtgtctatatatatatatatatgagaaaaGTGATGGATGAAGAACGGTGATGGGAGGGAGAGGAAGAAACAGAGAAGAATGAATTAAAACAATATCTTGTTTTCAATGAAATGCTTTGTGTCGGTTATTTCCCATGAAATGCTTGTTGGGACTGAAGAAGCAACAACCTTAGGAATGTTGGTGTTGCCATATGGAAAATGGAATGTGAAGACGTGCTTTTATTGGGGACTTACATTAACATCttaaaaaagtttttaaagggTTGACATGCGCAACAAACTAAAATACTATTGAAAATACATGCGTATGTGTGTATAGTACACGTTTACGCGCATGCATATCATCGGCAAATTTATTAGCAAAAGTACAAAACTATAACGGGGCTGTTTGCACCTAAAATATACCAATTTTTACTCATTTAGGTCATTCGGGCTAAATATGGTATTTCAAAGATTATTGTGCAAgaaagttaactttgaaagatATTTAGCTGCAAGTGGGGTAGTTTGAcattataatattgtttttccCTTTTATTTGGGTGGTGGAGGTTTGCCAATATATTTGTTTAATCAAGACAAATGCATACTTTTTCATTGCAAGTGGATGGAAAGACACACACAAACATTCCTGCAAAGGACTGTGGACATGTGAAAGAAGCCAACTTGCTTctattaattattagtttattgcAAGTGATGGAGACATGTGGTGAAAACATGTGGTGGAAGTACAAGTTGCCCTTTTTAATATCATTTCACATGCAAGCTGGCAGTGAAGTTTCTTTCGGGCAAGTGCAATGTTCTCAGCAATGGACTTTCTCAGATCTCTATATAAAGAAGTAGAGGCACaaggattatggacactcaaacaaacaatcaATCAACTCTACTCAAATCAGCTCATCAGCTTCCATGTAGACATTTAGCTTTAGCCAAGCATCCATTGCTTCCCTTGTTTATTAGCTCTGTTACTCACTAGTAGTATTGATCTCCTTTGTAGTTCATGTACAACTCATTTTCAGTTgtttaaattacaagcaatctaCAATACCAGTCATTTACTTTCCTCTGTCAGTTGCACTTCTagcaaccttgtcatttacatattgtttcATCTCTtcatataagtaaagtccttatctTTAAGGTAAAGAAAGAACCTTGATTTGAGTCACTTCCACTTAATGACACAATCTCTTGGTTGGAAGTTGAATTCAGACGCATCCTTAATCATTCAGATCCCGTCTACTAATGacatctagtagtggcacgtCCGCACCCACCAACATGTTTGAGTAAATTTCCGGCATGCCCGCAAGGCCCATGATGAATTTAGGGAGCAAACAGTGGCAATAGAGaggcacaaagcaaagaaaaagaGAGGCGGCAATAGTGACCTTTGAAAGCCCTAAAAAGCCACCTACTTGGACTCGTCGTGCTTTTAAGAGCCACCAGCCGAATTCCAAATCCAACTCCAACACAAACACTCGTTCAATACTTACAAATAACGAGAAGAACTCAAACTCGcagcaaaacaaaaacacttgttctctttctctctttggtTGTTGGAGTTTTGTCTCTCTGAAATTCTGAATCCTTGCCATTTCTTCTCTTCTTATGGCTCTTGTGAGTCGGATTCAGTCTCTCTCTGCcttctcttcttcctccacCCATTTCAGAAAACCccactcctcctcctcctccttcaatcCCATTTCTTCATTACGCTTCAACTTCACTTCCTCcaattcctcctcctcctcctcctcctcacctTTTACAGAGAAGGCTTCTATCGAGAGATACCAGCGAGACCACTGGCTCTACAAAAACCAACATTCAGAATCCGACCAACCAGTACCCACTACCTGCTGCTCTCTCCCGCCCGATTTTGATTCCTTGAGGGAAAACGACATCGCTTTGCAGCTACCCGAGCTCAGGAACCTGCTTCAGGTGCTCAGAGAAAAGAGGCAGACTGAAGGTGATCGAGGTGGCTGCGGGCCCGGGAATGTCTTCTTGGTGGGGACGGGGCCTGGGGACCCCGAGCTCCTGACAATGAAGGCTTACAGAGTTATTCAGACTGCTGATTTGTTGCTCTATGATAGGTTGGTGTCCAATGATGTCTTAGATTTGGTTGGCTCTGGTGCTAGACTCCTCTATGTGGGCAAGACTGCTGGGTACCATAGCAGAACCCAGGTAATCAAGCACTCATCTTTCTTAATTTCCATTTCCGAAACCAAAAtccaattttgttttgttttgttttgttttgagtttaaATTGGGTTTCGAATATATGGGTTCTGTGTCACAATAAATTTGAAAGCTTTGTGCAATTTGGTGAATTGGGTATTTGCGTTTGTGTTTGTTTGCATCTGGGTTTGTgggattcaaagttttggtgaAGTCAATTACGAAAACTTTACTTGATCTGATGCTACATAAAATTTGGTCTTTTCAATTGGGATTTCAGGAAATGAACTGAATTTGTTTTCCCCTCTTTCAGGAGGAGATACATGAATTGTTACTGAGTTTTGCCGAAGCTGGAGCTAATGTTGTGAGGCTAAAAGGAGGGGATCCGCTGGTGAGTTTTTATATTGGTCTTTCATAAAATTGTTTCTGTTTTTCCCTGTGATATCATGTTCCGTCTTGTAAAACATATCGATTTTCTTTAGGTGTTTGGAAGGGGTGGAGAGGAGATGGATTTTCTGCGGCAACAAGGAATTGAAGTTAACGTTATTCCAGGTACAATCACAAATCAATGTGGTAGCGCCGTTATTTAGTTGACATTTTTATAAGAATGGTGGAATGTCTCATGGACATAAGATGTCTACATTGTTTCCCCATTGCTTTTTGAAGAGAGAATGTTCAACATTGCCATCTCAACACATTGATAAAGTTTCAGTAATCTAATTTCAGAGAATTTAAGATGGTCCGCAGTCACAAAGATATGCTAAAGCTGAACATTATTAGCTATGCTATCCCTGTAGAAATGTTCTATTTTGTCAGTTAGTCCTTAAAATTATGACACTTCATCGGCATTTAAAATTTTTCCTCGTTGGAAATCATAGGTGAGAAGTCTTCCGTATGCAAAAGGGTGACTGAAAATTGAGATTAGTACACTTTGCTTCTTAATtcctgaattttttttaacacataGGCCATTAAGTATAAAGTTTTGGCTGGGAGCACTTGTAACTTGTAAGATGGAATGAATGGTTAAGAGGAAAGTAAAATGCCAAGTTAACAC
This region of Malus domestica chromosome 07, GDT2T_hap1 genomic DNA includes:
- the LOC103438359 gene encoding S-adenosyl-L-methionine-dependent uroporphyrinogen III methyltransferase, chloroplastic is translated as MALVSRIQSLSAFSSSSTHFRKPHSSSSSFNPISSLRFNFTSSNSSSSSSSSPFTEKASIERYQRDHWLYKNQHSESDQPVPTTCCSLPPDFDSLRENDIALQLPELRNLLQVLREKRQTEGDRGGCGPGNVFLVGTGPGDPELLTMKAYRVIQTADLLLYDRLVSNDVLDLVGSGARLLYVGKTAGYHSRTQEEIHELLLSFAEAGANVVRLKGGDPLVFGRGGEEMDFLRQQGIEVNVIPGITAASGIAANLGIPLTHRGVANSVRFLTGHSRKGGTDPLFVAENAADPDSTLVVYMGLSTLPSLAQKLVHHGLSPNTPAVAVERGTTPQQRMVFAELKDVADEIVSAELVSPTLIIIGKVVALSPLWPYASKEVSCLVEAL